A stretch of Henckelia pumila isolate YLH828 chromosome 4, ASM3356847v2, whole genome shotgun sequence DNA encodes these proteins:
- the LOC140863712 gene encoding uncharacterized protein produces the protein MVAESWFRSLWKPSKKHDFQAGKLHIGVLAFEVASLMSKLLHLWQSLTEKQIARLREEIANSTGIKKLVSENDDYIGKMICAEMTENLANVARAVARVSKKCSDPLLKSFEQAFSDLINLSTDTYGWQFSWKKMDRKAKKLERFIIVNNNLFQEMETLADFEQCLRRMMGSDNADSIILVEYEKKVAWKRQEVRHLKENSLWNRTYDYTVLLLARSIFTIYGRIGHVFGANDVADLGIKDSRLIDSNNSRKSHSTVFTQSSVYPSENWVPRYSSGSVGKIISFSGPISRTSNIDNFHSGSLQNSVNSSSPIPGSHNGANFYSGPLARSTTKSGPLRKAIRMWQFRDKSQNVREKIPHQQSDQLTTSMPFTRGMVSENCTPTNDFSGNVYSGVLNRTKDSNRAEHTYGNSIQGNQSVGPKNKLLNAPPPETLGAAALALHYANVIIFIEKLVASPHLIGNDARDDLYNMLPSSIRSSLRAKLKPFANILTSSVYDTVLAGEWTNAMSVTLEWLAPLAHNMIRWQSERSIEHQSLVSRTNVLLVQTLFLANQVKTETAITELLIGLNYIWRFGREINANSLSEFASARKVDEYMDS, from the coding sequence ATGGTTGCTGAATCATGGTTCCGTAGTTTATGGAAGCCTTCAAAAAAGCATGACTTTCAAGCTGGAAAGTTGCATATCGGGGTTCTGGCTTTTGAAGTGGCGAGTTTGATGTCTAAGCTGCTTCATCTCTGGCAATCATTGACCGAGAAGCAAATCGCAAGGTTGAGGGAGGAAATAGCAAATTCCACAGGTATCAAGAAGCTTGTCTCGGAAAACGATGATTATATCGGAAAGATGATATGTGCAGAAATGACCGAAAACTTGGCGAATGTTGCAAGAGCTGTTGCAAGAGTATCAAAGAAATGTAGTGATCCTTTGTTAAAGAGTTTTGAGCAAGCCTTTAGTGATTTGATTAACTTGTCCACTGATACCTATGGTTGGCAATTTTCATGGAAGAAGATGGACAGGAAAGCCAAGAAATTGGAACGGTTTATTATCGTgaataataatttgtttcaGGAAATGGAGACACTTGCTGATTTTGAACAATGTTTGCGAAGAATGATGGGAAGTGATAATGCAGATAGCATAATCTTGGTCGAATATGAAAAAAAAGTTGCGTGGAAACGACAAGAGGTGAGGCATCTTAAGGAGAATTCTCTTTGGAATCGAACTTATGATTACACAGTTCTTCTTCTAGCAAGATCTATATTTACTATATATGGTAGGATTGGGCATGTGTTTGGAGCTAACGACGTGGCTGACTTGGGGATTAAAGATTCTAGACTTATAGATTCAAATAATAGCCGAAAGAGCCACTCAACTGTATTCACGCAATCATCAGTTTACCCATCTGAAAATTGGGTTCCGAGGTATTCTTCTGGCTCTGTGGGCAAGATTATATCCTTTTCGGGTCCAATTTCAAGAACAAGCAATATTGACAATTTCCACTCAGGTTCTCTTCAAAATTCTGTGAACTCGTCAAGCCCGATTCCTGGTTCACATAATGGTGCTAACTTTTATTCGGGTCCCCTTGCAAGGTCAACAACGAAATCCGGCCCTTTGCGAAAGGCGATTCGAATGTGGCAATTCCGTGATAAATCTCAGAACGTAAGGGAGAAGATTCCACATCAGCAATCTGATCAACTAACCACCTCGATGCCTTTTACGAGGGGCATGGTCAGTGAGAATTGTACTCCCACAAACGATTTTTCTGGGAATGTCTATTCCGGAGTTCTAAACAGAACTAAGGATTCCAACAGAGCCGAGCATACATATGGCAACTCGATTCAAGGAAACCAATCAGTTGGTCCCAAGAACAAGCTGTTGAATGCGCCTCCTCCCGAGACTCTCGGTGCTGCCGCGTTAGCTCTTCACTATGCAAATGTTATCATATTTATCGAGAAATTAGTGGCATCTCCTCATCTGATTGGCAATGACGCAAGAGATGATTTATACAACATGCTACCTTCTAGCATCAGATCATCCCTAAGGGCAAAACTGAAGCCGTTTGCCAATATCCTGACTTCATCAGTGTATGACACGGTTCTTGCGGGAGAGTGGACGAATGCAATGTCAGTAACACTCGAATGGCTAGCCCCACTTGCTCATAACATGATAAGATGGCAATCGGAGCGGAGCATTGAGCACCAGAGTTTAGTTTCCAGAACAAATGTGCTTCTAGTTCAAACCCTTTTTCTTGCGAATCAAGTGAAAACAGAAACAGCCATAACCG